A portion of the Nitrospira sp. genome contains these proteins:
- the oadA gene encoding sodium-extruding oxaloacetate decarboxylase subunit alpha, with product MATKRSSGKKPTHKKRSQTPATRAPKKRGVLKQDWPIQPAAGKQVLVTEVALRDGHQCLLATRMRTEDMLPIAQKLDAVGFWSLEVWGGATFDTCLRFLKEDPWERLRALRAAMPNTKLQMLLRGQNIVGYRHYADDVLDRFIERSAANGIDVFRIFDALNDIRNLERAIQEVKACGKHVEAAISYTVSPVHRLEGFVEMGKRLEDLGSDTICIKDMAGLLAPMDAYLLVKSLKQAVGVPIHLHSHYTSGMGTMSALMAVLAGLDIVDTAISPLAGGASHPPTESIVASLQRTSYDTKLELTALQPIADHFRTVRRKYRQFESDVTGVDAEILTSQIPGGMLSNLAAQLSEQNALDRMKEVLDEVPRVRKDMGYPPLVTPTSQIVGTQATLNVLTGERYKVITNETKNYFLGLYGRAPGQVAHDVMARAIGDDEPIKTRPADRLEPEMEATRKDLPASADTVEDHLSFVLFPAIARDFFEAREKGDLVPEPLEGSLPKGPAVAGELHLAPVEFNVTVHGETYHVKVSGSGRKVDGRKPYYIRVNDKLEEVSLEAIQEVLAGTPEATETAGGAKPKRPKPAKPGDVAPPMPGRVVKILVAKDDRVMTGDPLLIIEAMKMESQVPAPIDGTVTGILVEEGENVRTDETLIQLE from the coding sequence ATGGCTACGAAACGGTCATCCGGAAAGAAACCGACGCACAAGAAACGTTCCCAAACTCCGGCGACCAGGGCGCCGAAGAAGCGGGGCGTTCTAAAACAGGATTGGCCGATTCAGCCGGCGGCGGGCAAGCAGGTGCTCGTGACCGAAGTGGCCTTGCGCGATGGGCATCAATGCCTCCTGGCCACGCGCATGCGGACCGAGGACATGCTGCCGATCGCCCAAAAGCTGGACGCGGTCGGATTCTGGTCGTTGGAAGTCTGGGGCGGCGCCACCTTCGATACCTGTCTACGCTTCCTCAAGGAGGATCCCTGGGAACGGCTGCGGGCGCTGCGCGCCGCGATGCCGAACACCAAGTTGCAGATGCTCCTCCGCGGGCAGAACATCGTCGGATACCGGCATTATGCGGACGACGTGCTGGACCGGTTCATCGAGCGCTCGGCCGCCAACGGCATCGACGTCTTCCGTATCTTCGACGCCCTCAACGACATCCGCAATCTCGAACGGGCGATCCAGGAGGTCAAAGCCTGCGGGAAACATGTCGAGGCGGCCATCTCCTACACCGTGAGTCCCGTCCATCGGCTGGAAGGATTCGTCGAGATGGGCAAACGGTTGGAGGACCTCGGGTCCGACACGATCTGCATCAAGGACATGGCCGGACTGCTGGCTCCGATGGACGCCTACCTGCTGGTCAAGAGTCTGAAGCAGGCGGTCGGGGTGCCCATCCATCTGCATTCCCACTACACCTCCGGCATGGGCACGATGTCCGCGCTCATGGCCGTTCTGGCGGGCCTCGACATCGTCGACACCGCCATCTCCCCCCTGGCCGGCGGCGCCTCCCATCCGCCGACCGAATCGATCGTGGCCTCGTTGCAGCGCACGTCATACGACACCAAGCTCGAGCTCACGGCCCTTCAACCGATCGCCGACCACTTCCGCACGGTGCGGCGGAAATATCGGCAGTTCGAAAGCGACGTCACGGGCGTCGACGCCGAGATTCTCACCTCCCAGATTCCCGGGGGCATGCTGTCCAATCTCGCCGCGCAGCTGTCCGAACAGAACGCGCTCGACCGCATGAAGGAGGTGCTCGACGAAGTTCCCCGGGTCCGGAAAGACATGGGATATCCGCCGCTGGTCACGCCGACCAGCCAGATCGTCGGCACTCAGGCGACCCTGAACGTCCTCACAGGCGAGCGCTACAAGGTCATCACGAATGAAACGAAGAACTATTTTCTCGGCCTGTACGGTCGCGCGCCGGGGCAAGTGGCCCACGACGTCATGGCTCGCGCCATCGGCGACGATGAACCGATCAAGACCAGGCCCGCCGATCGACTGGAACCGGAAATGGAAGCGACCAGGAAGGATCTGCCCGCATCCGCCGACACGGTCGAGGATCACCTGTCGTTTGTTCTTTTTCCAGCCATCGCCCGCGACTTCTTCGAGGCCCGCGAGAAGGGGGATCTGGTCCCGGAGCCGCTGGAGGGAAGCCTGCCGAAAGGTCCGGCCGTCGCGGGCGAACTCCACTTGGCTCCGGTGGAATTCAATGTGACCGTCCATGGCGAAACCTATCACGTGAAGGTGTCCGGATCCGGACGCAAAGTTGACGGACGGAAACCCTATTACATCCGGGTCAACGACAAACTCGAAGAGGTGTCCCTCGAAGCGATCCAGGAAGTCCTGGCCGGCACGCCCGAGGCCACGGAGACCGCCGGCGGAGCCAAGCCCAAACGGCCCAAACCGGCCAAACCCGGCGACGTCGCTCCCCCGATGCCGGGTCGCGTCGTCAAGATCCTGGTCGCCAAGGACGATCGCGTCATGACCGGAGATCCTCTGCTCATCATCGAGGCCATGAAGATGGAGAGTCAGGTCCCTGCACCGATCGATGGGACGGTGACGGGGATTCTGGTCGAGGAAGGGGAAAACGTTCGAACCGACGAGACCCTCATCCAGCTGGAGTAG